The genomic DNA CCGCCCGCGGGACTGGGCGGCGGCCGAGCGCGAGGGACGCAGCATCGCACCCCTGATCACCTCGCTCAACCGGATCAGGCGGGAGCACAGTGCCCTGCGCCGGCTCAGGAATGTCCACTTCCACCATGCCGACAACGACGCTGTGATCGCGTACAGCAAGCGCTCGGGCCGGGACACGGTCGTGGTGGTGGCGAACCTGGATCCGCACCACACCCAGGAGGCGACGGTCTCGTTGGACATGCCGCAACTCGGTCTGGACTGGGCCGCGTTCGTGCCGGTGCGCGACGAGCTCACCGGGGAGAGCTACCACTGGGGCAGGGCCAACTATGTGCGTCTGGAGCCGGGGCACCGGCCCGCGCACGTTCTCACCGTCCTGCGACCGTCCTCACCGCAGATCGGAGGGTCACCCACACGATGATCGTCAACGAGCCCGTCCCGGACACCTTCGAGGACACGCCCGCCAAGGACCGCGATCCGGAGTGGTTCAAACGCGCCGTCTTCTACGAGGTCCTGGTCCGCTCCTTCCAGGACAGCAACGGCGACGGTGTCGGCGACCTGAAGGGCCTGACCGCCAAGCTGGACTATCTGCAGTGGCTGGGCGTGGACTGCCTGTGGCTGCCGCCGTTCTTCAAGTCCCCCCTGCGCGACGGCGGCTACGACGTCTCCGACTACACCGCGGTGCTGCCCGAGTTCGGTGACCTGGCCGACTTCGTCGAGTTCGTGGACGCGGCCCACCAGCGCGGCATGCGCGTGATCATCGACTTCGTGATGAACCACACCAGTGACCTGCATCCGTGGTTCCAGGAGTCCCGCAGCAACCCCGACGGCCCCTACGGCGACTACTACGTGTGGGCCGACGACGACAAGCAGTACCAGGACGCCCGGATCATCTTCGTCGACACCGAGGCCTCCAACTGGACGTACGACCCGGTCCGCAAGCAGTACTACTGGCACCGCTTCTTCTCCCACCAGCCCGACCTCAACTACGAGAGTGCCGCCGTCCAGGAGGAGATCCTGGCGGCGCTGCGGTTCTGGCTCGATCTGGGCATCGACGGCTTCAGGCTGGACGCCGTCCCCTACCTGTACAACGAAGAGGGGACGAACTGCGAGAACCTGCCGGCGACGCACGAGTTCCTGAAGCGGGTGCGCAAGGAGATCGACACGCACTATCCGGACACGGTGCTGCTCGCGGAGGCGAACCAGTGGCCGGAGGACGTGGTCGACTACTTCGGCGACTTCCCCTCGGGCGGCGACGAGTGCCACATGGCGTTCCATTTCCCGGTCATGCCGCGGATCTTCATGGCGGTGCGGCGTGAGTCGCGGTATCCGGTGTCGGAGATCCTGGCGAAGACGCCGGCGATCCCGTCGAGCTGCCAGTGGGGCATCTTCCTGCGCAACCACGACGAGCTGACCCTGGAGATGGTCACCGACGAGGAACGCGACTACATGTGGGCGGAGTACGCCAAGGATCCGCGGATGCGGGCCAACATCGGCATCCGCCGGCGTCTGGCGCCGCTGCTGGACAACGACCGCAACCAGATCGAGCTGTTCACCGCGCTGCTGCTGTCGCTGCCCGGCTCGCCGATCCTCTACTACGGCGACGAGATCGGGATGGGGGACAACATCTGGCTCGGTG from Streptomyces avermitilis MA-4680 = NBRC 14893 includes the following:
- the treS gene encoding maltose alpha-D-glucosyltransferase gives rise to the protein MIVNEPVPDTFEDTPAKDRDPEWFKRAVFYEVLVRSFQDSNGDGVGDLKGLTAKLDYLQWLGVDCLWLPPFFKSPLRDGGYDVSDYTAVLPEFGDLADFVEFVDAAHQRGMRVIIDFVMNHTSDLHPWFQESRSNPDGPYGDYYVWADDDKQYQDARIIFVDTEASNWTYDPVRKQYYWHRFFSHQPDLNYESAAVQEEILAALRFWLDLGIDGFRLDAVPYLYNEEGTNCENLPATHEFLKRVRKEIDTHYPDTVLLAEANQWPEDVVDYFGDFPSGGDECHMAFHFPVMPRIFMAVRRESRYPVSEILAKTPAIPSSCQWGIFLRNHDELTLEMVTDEERDYMWAEYAKDPRMRANIGIRRRLAPLLDNDRNQIELFTALLLSLPGSPILYYGDEIGMGDNIWLGDRDAVRTPMQWTPDRNAGFSSCDPGRLYLPTIMDPVYGYQVTNVEASMSSPSSLLHWTRRMIEIRKQNPAFGLGSYTELQSSNPAVLAFLREAPSTGGNGDDLVLCVHNFSRFAQPTELDLRAFSGRHPVELIGGVRFPAIGELPYLLTLAGHGFYWFRLRKDVTQVTKVSLFVSS